Proteins from one Cryptomeria japonica chromosome 4, Sugi_1.0, whole genome shotgun sequence genomic window:
- the LOC131028112 gene encoding germin-like protein 1-1: MKTSSTMIKASLSCILWLSIMVAINASDPDPLQDFCVADTAEANVKINGFVCKDPKEVNASDFLFRGLSNPLSTNNNLGFNITAGNVVNFPGVNTLGISINRGEFAPGGLNPPHIHPRATEIIFLMEGTILVGFISTDNLLFSQKLEKGDVFVIPRGLVHFQQNVGASYASTITAFNSQMPGVQVIASALFGANPSIPQDVLTKAFNVNDEQLKELISGQTTAPAPAPVGQ; this comes from the coding sequence ATGAAAACATCCTCGACAATGATCAAAGCTTCCCTGAGCTGCATTTTATGGCTATCTATAATGGTTGCCATTAATGCATCAGACCCAGATCCTCTGCAGGATTTCTGTGTGGCTGATACTGCTGAAGCAAATGTGAAGATCAACGGTTTTGTGTGCAAAGACCCAAAGGAAGTGAACGCATCTGATTTCTTGTTTAGGGGACTATCTAATCCACTCTCAACCAACAACAATTTAGGGTTCAATATCACCGCAGGTAATGTGGTAAATTTCCCAGGAGTAAACACACTGGGCATATCAATCAACCGTGGGGAATTTGCTCCTGGTGGTTTGAATCCCCCTCATATTCATCCTCGTGCTACTGAGATCATATTTTTAATGGAGGGCACTATTTTGGTTGGTTTTATCAGCACAGATAATCTCTTATTCTCACAAAAGttggagaagggagatgtgtttgtAATTCCAAGGGGCTTGGTGCATTTTCAGCAGAACGTGGGGGCGTCATATGCTAGTACAATTACTGCTTTTAACAGCCAGATGCCTGGTGTTCAAGTGATTGCATCTGCCCTGTTCGGAGCCAATCCTTCCATTCCACAAGATGTGCTGACCAAGGCATTTAATGTCAATGATGAACAGCTCAAGGAATTGATTTCTGGGCAAACCACTGCACCTGCACCAGCACCAGTAGGGCAATAA
- the LOC131875005 gene encoding coniferyl alcohol acyltransferase-like: protein MIESITPSFTGSIIVPRDPPNRCSEINKMYMKLQSLPQPIKQIAEPANASRIYYLDAKDIEKLQHSAKKHGNNYSKLEAFSAYFWKLLIQCQEIKATINCNIRIAIDGRSRLKKMGMIANYFGNVLSTPFDANLIYDAIYRDANEEYFQSLVDLVEMSKPSIVVPRDFVKGDEPIFVVFSGLRFPLYEIDHGWGKPILASDYLPFSQGYVMPTPSPHRDGSWLIYVKFLVEQLKAIESHSNFILRKISTRMILIVVCLLSLRDLVSLML, encoded by the coding sequence ATGATCGAGTCCATAACTCCAAGCTTTACAGGTTCCATTATAGTCCCTAGAGATCCTCCAAATCGTTGTTCTGAAATTAATAAAATGTATATGAAACTACAGTCTTTACCACAACCTATCAAACAAATCGCTGAGCCTGCTAACGCTAGTAGAATTTATTACCTTGATGCCAAAGATATAGAAAAGCTCCAACATAGTGCAAAAAAACATGGCAACAATTATAGCAAATTAGAAGCTTTTTCTGCATATTTTTGGAAACTGTTAATACAATGCCAAGAGATAAAAGCCACAATAAATTGTAACATACGCATTGCTATAGATGGTCGCTCTCGTCTAAAGAAGATGGGAATGATTGCTAACTACTTTGGAAATGTTCTATCAACTCCTTTTGATGCAAACTTAATTTATGATGCAATATATAGGGATGCTAATGAAGAGTATTTTCAAAGTTTAGTAGATTTGGTAGAGATGTCCAAGCCATCAATTGTGGTTCCTAGGGATTTTGTAAAAGGAGATGAACCAATATTTGTGGTGTTTTCTGGGCTACGTTTCCCCTTGTATGAGATTGATCATGGATGGGGAAAACCAATTTTAGCAAGCGATTATTTACCTTTCTCTCAAGGCTACGTGATGCCAACCCCTAGTCCTCATAGAGATGGTAGTTGGCTAATATATGTGAAATTCCTTGTCGAACAGTTGAAAGCTATTGAATCCCATTCCAATTTCATTCTACGCAAAATCTCTACTCGCATGATTTTAATTGTTGTATGCTTGCTTTCATTAAGAGATCTTGTTTCTTTAATGCTCTAA